Proteins from a genomic interval of Gordonia sp. SL306:
- the gatB gene encoding Asp-tRNA(Asn)/Glu-tRNA(Gln) amidotransferase subunit GatB yields MTAAATELLDYDQVIADFDPVMGLEVHVELGTVTKMFCGCPTTFGADPNTQVCPVCIGLPGALPVANLKAIESAIRIGLALNCSIRPSSVFARKNYFYPDQPKNYQISQYDEPIAYEGYLEVLLPDGTPWRVEIERAHMEEDTGKSLHVGGSGRIQGASHSLLDYNRAGVPLVEIVTKPIVGAGERAPEVARAYVTALRDLLKALGVSDVRMDQGSMRCDANVSLMRKDAAQFGTRTETKNVNSLKSVEIAVRHEMRRQAAILEAGGEIIQETRHFHEEDGTTAAGRRKETAEDYRYFPEPDLPPVQPDPSWIKELGTTLPEMPWVRRARIQEEWGVSDEVMRDLVNVGAVDLIIETVEAGASPEAARGWWVSFLAQQANTRSVELAELSISPAQVATVIGLVDGGKLTNKLAQQVVVAVLDGEGEPEQIVADRGLEVVRDDSALQKAVDEALAANPDIADKIRGGKVQAAGKIVGDVMKATRGQADPARVKELVIAACQ; encoded by the coding sequence ATGACTGCCGCTGCCACTGAACTGCTCGACTACGACCAGGTCATCGCGGATTTCGATCCGGTCATGGGCCTCGAGGTACACGTGGAACTCGGGACCGTGACCAAGATGTTCTGCGGCTGCCCGACCACGTTCGGTGCCGACCCGAATACCCAGGTGTGCCCGGTGTGCATCGGCCTGCCAGGTGCACTGCCGGTGGCCAACCTGAAGGCCATCGAGTCGGCGATCCGGATCGGCCTCGCGCTCAACTGCTCGATCCGGCCGTCGAGTGTGTTCGCGCGGAAGAACTACTTCTATCCCGACCAGCCGAAGAACTACCAGATCTCCCAGTACGACGAGCCGATCGCCTACGAGGGGTACCTGGAGGTGTTGCTCCCGGACGGAACGCCCTGGCGCGTCGAGATCGAACGTGCGCACATGGAGGAGGACACCGGCAAGTCGTTGCACGTCGGCGGGTCCGGCCGCATCCAGGGAGCCAGTCACTCGTTGTTGGATTACAACCGTGCAGGCGTCCCGCTGGTGGAGATCGTGACCAAGCCCATCGTCGGTGCGGGGGAGCGCGCGCCGGAGGTGGCCCGTGCATACGTGACGGCCCTGCGCGACCTGTTGAAGGCTCTCGGGGTCTCCGATGTCCGGATGGATCAGGGATCGATGCGCTGCGATGCCAACGTGTCACTGATGCGTAAGGATGCCGCGCAGTTCGGTACCCGCACCGAGACAAAGAACGTCAATTCGCTCAAGAGTGTCGAGATCGCCGTGCGTCACGAGATGCGCCGCCAGGCGGCCATTCTCGAGGCCGGTGGTGAGATCATCCAGGAGACAAGGCATTTCCACGAGGAGGATGGCACCACCGCCGCGGGCCGGCGCAAGGAGACCGCGGAGGACTACCGCTACTTCCCCGAGCCCGATCTGCCGCCGGTGCAACCGGATCCGTCGTGGATCAAGGAGCTCGGGACCACGCTGCCGGAGATGCCCTGGGTGCGGCGCGCGCGAATCCAGGAAGAGTGGGGCGTCTCCGACGAGGTGATGCGCGATCTCGTCAACGTCGGTGCGGTGGACCTGATCATCGAGACCGTCGAGGCGGGTGCAAGTCCGGAGGCCGCCCGCGGTTGGTGGGTCTCCTTCCTTGCGCAGCAGGCCAACACCCGGTCCGTCGAGCTCGCGGAGCTGTCGATCTCGCCTGCTCAGGTCGCGACCGTGATCGGGCTGGTCGACGGGGGCAAGCTCACCAACAAGCTCGCCCAGCAGGTCGTGGTGGCGGTACTCGACGGTGAAGGCGAGCCGGAGCAGATCGTCGCCGACCGAGGGCTCGAGGTGGTGCGCGACGATTCGGCATTGCAGAAGGCGGTCGACGAGGCGCTGGCCGCGAACCCCGACATCGCCGACAAGATCCGGGGCGGAAAGGTTCAGGCGGCCGGCAAGATCGTCGGCGACGTCATGAAGGCCACCCGCGGTCAGGCTGATCCGGCGCGGGTGAAAGAGCTTGTGATCGCCGCCTGTCAGTGA
- a CDS encoding PspC domain-containing protein: MTTPEPATTRLMRSRDDSWLGGVCGGIAKRFGWDATLIRVLFVASILLPGPQVLLYLVLWVVIPREPVAQPPVMASPITYPSSSP, translated from the coding sequence ATGACCACACCAGAACCAGCCACCACCCGATTGATGCGTTCCCGAGACGACTCCTGGCTCGGCGGAGTATGCGGGGGCATCGCCAAACGCTTCGGCTGGGACGCCACGCTCATCCGCGTCCTCTTCGTCGCCTCGATCCTGCTACCCGGACCGCAGGTGTTGCTGTACCTGGTGCTCTGGGTCGTCATCCCGCGTGAGCCCGTTGCGCAGCCGCCGGTCATGGCCTCGCCGATCACCTATCCGTCGTCGAGTCCGTAG
- a CDS encoding 6-phosphofructokinase — MAKRFGILTSGGDCPGLNAVIRGAVLKGETVYGHEFVGFKDGWYGLVYGDIIELDRTRVRGLSHEGGTILGTSRFGPYQEPDGGPEAIKKVLKNLGIDGVIAIGGEGTASASKRLYEDGINIVGVPKTIDNDLDATDYTFGFNTAVEIATEAIDRLRTTGNSHKRCMVLEVMGRHAGWIALYSGIAGGAHAILIPEQPESLNQICAWATSVKNRGRAPMVVVAEGFKLPDMDQAYSDKGLDGFNRPRLGGIGEVLAPLIQERTGIETRSTVLGHIQRGGVPTAFDRVLATRLGMAVTDLCADKGWGKMVALRGTDIVHVDFADALANEKSVPSDQYQEIRVIFG; from the coding sequence ATGGCCAAGAGGTTCGGCATTCTCACCAGTGGCGGCGACTGCCCTGGACTGAACGCGGTGATCCGCGGTGCAGTACTCAAGGGTGAGACCGTCTACGGCCACGAGTTCGTCGGCTTCAAAGATGGCTGGTATGGCCTCGTCTACGGCGACATCATCGAGCTGGACCGCACCCGCGTCCGCGGTCTCTCGCACGAGGGCGGAACGATCCTGGGCACCAGTCGCTTCGGCCCGTATCAGGAGCCCGACGGTGGCCCCGAGGCCATCAAGAAAGTGCTGAAGAACCTCGGAATCGACGGTGTCATCGCGATCGGCGGCGAGGGCACGGCTTCGGCGTCGAAGAGACTCTACGAGGACGGCATCAACATCGTCGGCGTACCCAAGACGATCGACAACGACCTCGACGCCACCGACTACACCTTCGGCTTCAACACCGCGGTGGAGATCGCCACCGAGGCGATCGACCGGCTCCGGACGACCGGCAACTCGCACAAACGGTGCATGGTCTTGGAGGTCATGGGCCGCCACGCCGGGTGGATCGCCCTCTACTCGGGTATCGCGGGTGGTGCGCACGCGATCCTGATCCCGGAGCAGCCGGAGAGTCTCAACCAGATCTGCGCCTGGGCGACCAGTGTCAAGAATCGCGGACGTGCACCGATGGTCGTGGTCGCGGAGGGATTCAAGCTGCCCGACATGGATCAGGCCTACTCCGACAAAGGACTCGACGGCTTCAATCGGCCGCGGCTCGGCGGCATCGGCGAGGTGCTGGCCCCGCTCATCCAGGAACGCACCGGCATCGAGACCCGCTCGACGGTGCTCGGCCACATCCAGCGAGGCGGCGTTCCCACCGCGTTCGACCGGGTGCTGGCCACGAGACTCGGTATGGCGGTCACCGACCTCTGCGCCGACAAGGGCTGGGGCAAGATGGTCGCGTTGCGCGGCACAGACATCGTGCACGTCGACTTCGCCGATGCCCTCGCCAACGAGAAGTCGGTGCCGTCCGACCAGTATCAGGAGATCCGCGTCATCTTCGGGTGA
- a CDS encoding response regulator: MALTVVVVDDQAMVRQGFSALLAAQSDISVLGDAADGVEAVELCARVRPDVVLMDVRMPRKDGLRAAEEILRSASRPSDGTPTRVLMLTTFDIDDYVFEALRIGASGFMLKDAPADELVRAVRVVAAGEALLAPSITRRLIAEVTSRRGRAPRNAAVEHLTPREREVLDLVSDGKSNAEIAGDLFVSEQTVKTHVSSVLGKLGLRDRAQAVVFAYENGLK; encoded by the coding sequence GTGGCTCTCACCGTGGTGGTCGTCGACGATCAGGCGATGGTGCGTCAGGGGTTCTCGGCCCTGCTCGCCGCGCAATCCGACATCTCGGTTCTCGGTGACGCCGCGGACGGGGTCGAGGCAGTCGAGCTCTGTGCGCGGGTGCGGCCGGATGTGGTCCTGATGGATGTGCGGATGCCGCGCAAGGACGGGCTGCGGGCCGCCGAGGAGATCCTGCGCTCGGCATCACGTCCCAGCGACGGAACCCCCACCCGGGTGCTCATGCTGACCACGTTCGACATCGACGACTATGTCTTCGAGGCCCTGCGCATCGGTGCGTCGGGATTCATGCTCAAGGACGCGCCTGCCGACGAGCTGGTCCGAGCAGTTCGGGTGGTCGCCGCGGGCGAGGCCCTGTTGGCGCCCTCGATCACCCGGCGACTCATCGCCGAGGTGACCTCGCGGCGCGGACGGGCACCGCGGAACGCCGCTGTCGAACATCTCACGCCCCGTGAGCGGGAGGTGCTCGACCTGGTCTCGGACGGCAAGTCGAACGCGGAGATCGCCGGTGATCTGTTCGTCTCCGAGCAGACCGTGAAGACACACGTCAGCAGCGTGCTCGGCAAGCTGGGCCTGCGCGATCGCGCGCAGGCCGTCGTCTTCGCCTACGAGAACGGGCTCAAGTAG
- a CDS encoding sensor histidine kinase — MFRRTRSLIGTAGTAAVREIQGLPAVQDPAVRRYFASRANWFFLTTAVVLYSVSWPTLPLTHSMPTYALPVVAAFAAFPVALAWSAPLIGWAISVVSAQMIGIVVPTVNGWPWSIQVTHLIALLVLTFFAYVRCALRWVPVVWVCTAIVFAIAAPPGARGGWVFGLTFLAVVVALVRFLSRSRRQLAQSTEQTQLVESQKAILQERTRIARDLHDVVAHRMSVVVVMAQTARYRLDDVSDEAAAEFEAIAVSARASLDEVRQLLGVLRTDGEVLSAPNPGLGDLDGLVMQTRMAGAVVDLSDSVDHDGIGDASSLVIYRIVQESLANATRHAPGARIEVRIAPAGDGTAEIEVRNSAPTSEPVRIAGPGTGIPGMIERASAVGGVLTTEPCDDGGFVVHALIPERGGHTVGVAASTLRAGE; from the coding sequence ATGTTCCGACGAACGAGGTCGTTGATCGGCACGGCCGGGACGGCGGCGGTGCGCGAGATCCAAGGTCTGCCGGCCGTCCAGGACCCGGCAGTCCGCCGCTACTTCGCGTCGCGGGCCAACTGGTTCTTCCTGACGACGGCCGTGGTCCTCTACTCGGTTTCGTGGCCGACGCTGCCGCTGACCCATTCGATGCCGACCTATGCACTGCCGGTCGTCGCGGCGTTCGCAGCCTTCCCGGTCGCGCTCGCGTGGTCGGCGCCACTGATCGGCTGGGCGATCTCGGTCGTCTCGGCACAGATGATCGGGATCGTGGTGCCCACCGTCAACGGCTGGCCGTGGTCGATTCAGGTGACCCATCTGATCGCCCTGCTGGTGTTGACGTTCTTCGCCTATGTTCGCTGTGCGCTGCGGTGGGTGCCCGTCGTCTGGGTCTGCACCGCGATCGTGTTCGCGATCGCCGCGCCACCCGGTGCGCGCGGTGGGTGGGTGTTCGGGCTGACCTTCCTCGCGGTGGTGGTGGCCCTGGTGCGTTTCCTCTCGCGTTCGCGCCGTCAACTAGCTCAGAGCACCGAGCAGACCCAGTTGGTGGAATCCCAGAAGGCGATCCTGCAGGAGCGGACCCGGATTGCCCGGGATCTTCATGATGTTGTGGCGCACCGGATGTCGGTCGTGGTCGTGATGGCGCAGACTGCGCGATACCGACTCGACGACGTGAGTGACGAAGCGGCGGCGGAATTCGAGGCGATCGCAGTGTCCGCGCGTGCCTCACTCGACGAGGTCCGTCAGCTGCTCGGTGTGCTGCGGACCGACGGGGAGGTGCTGTCGGCTCCCAACCCCGGCCTCGGTGACCTCGACGGACTGGTGATGCAGACGAGGATGGCCGGGGCCGTCGTCGATCTCTCCGATTCGGTCGACCACGACGGCATCGGTGATGCCTCGAGCCTGGTCATCTACCGGATCGTGCAGGAGAGTCTCGCCAACGCCACCCGACATGCGCCGGGCGCCCGGATCGAGGTGCGGATCGCGCCTGCGGGTGACGGGACCGCCGAGATCGAGGTCCGCAATTCGGCCCCGACATCGGAACCCGTCCGGATCGCGGGGCCCGGCACCGGAATCCCCGGGATGATCGAGCGGGCCTCGGCGGTAGGGGGAGTACTGACCACCGAGCCCTGCGACGACGGGGGCTTCGTGGTCCACGCACTGATCCCCGAACGGGGTGGTCACACAGTCGGTGTCGCCGCGTCGACGTTGCGCGCGGGCGAATAG
- a CDS encoding alpha/beta-hydrolase family protein → MSAAAPPFGPVRYPRRATFTPPHPAVSIAAALGAVMALWPCGLPRSGIVSGALTALCVGIATTAALVATRRRTAKPAQAVAAVAGAAGALASMSLLSLSWQNSLRTDLGAPQAGVSWLAASIVPAALLFTAIVSLPRTTAMIGATVVAVAAGYLPAAQADDAPSSPHTPAGVIYGLDDGTSLTSRSRDLATRWVDAGGLDLRAVVIAVPTGSGWIDATAVAGYEDRFAGHVAILAIQYAQMPSWRAFVGDRSAAGRSAVALLHEVIDRTMDRPPDRRPRIHLYGQSLGAIGAEEARVWAGDHRPGAVAETLLAGVPGDAVGDDPGAGARRVVLANASDPIPRWSPSLIWRPARQPQGTVVIGRSVRHPPWLPVVGFLQTSTDLLGSLDGAPGVGHRYGQEQSSSMSSTTDGG, encoded by the coding sequence ATGAGCGCCGCCGCACCCCCGTTCGGGCCGGTGCGGTACCCACGACGAGCCACCTTCACCCCACCCCACCCTGCCGTCTCGATCGCAGCGGCCCTGGGTGCGGTGATGGCGCTGTGGCCGTGTGGGCTCCCCCGATCCGGGATCGTCTCGGGCGCCCTCACCGCCCTGTGCGTGGGAATCGCAACGACCGCAGCACTTGTCGCCACCCGGCGCCGCACCGCGAAACCGGCCCAGGCGGTCGCAGCCGTCGCCGGGGCAGCCGGTGCGCTGGCCTCGATGTCGCTGCTCAGTCTGTCGTGGCAGAACTCACTCCGCACGGATCTGGGCGCACCACAGGCCGGTGTGAGCTGGCTCGCCGCCTCGATCGTCCCTGCCGCACTGCTGTTCACGGCGATCGTCTCGTTGCCACGGACCACCGCGATGATCGGTGCGACGGTGGTGGCGGTCGCCGCGGGATACCTTCCGGCAGCTCAGGCCGACGACGCGCCGTCCTCACCCCACACACCGGCCGGCGTGATCTACGGCCTCGACGACGGCACGTCGTTGACGAGTCGCAGCCGGGACCTCGCTACGCGATGGGTGGACGCGGGGGGCCTCGACCTCCGGGCCGTGGTGATCGCCGTGCCGACCGGCTCCGGGTGGATCGACGCCACCGCCGTCGCCGGCTATGAGGACCGATTTGCCGGGCATGTCGCGATTCTCGCCATCCAGTACGCCCAGATGCCGTCGTGGCGGGCGTTTGTCGGCGACCGCTCGGCGGCCGGACGCAGCGCGGTCGCTCTGCTCCACGAGGTGATCGACCGCACCATGGACCGCCCGCCGGATCGACGACCACGCATCCATCTCTACGGACAGAGCCTCGGAGCCATCGGCGCGGAGGAGGCCAGGGTCTGGGCGGGCGACCACCGCCCCGGCGCGGTCGCCGAGACGCTGCTGGCGGGGGTCCCCGGAGACGCCGTCGGCGACGACCCGGGAGCGGGCGCGCGACGGGTCGTCCTGGCCAACGCGTCCGACCCGATCCCGCGGTGGTCCCCATCGCTGATCTGGCGACCGGCGCGGCAACCGCAGGGCACGGTGGTCATCGGACGATCCGTCCGCCACCCACCGTGGTTACCGGTTGTCGGCTTCCTGCAGACGAGTACAGATCTGCTCGGGTCGCTCGACGGCGCTCCGGGCGTCGGTCACCGATACGGCCAGGAGCAGTCGTCGAGCATGTCCTCGACGACCGACGGCGGGTGA
- the gatA gene encoding Asp-tRNA(Asn)/Glu-tRNA(Gln) amidotransferase subunit GatA translates to MTDSSRVAGEITGLSAADLAAKIGSREVSSVEVTQAHLDRIAEIDDQLGAFLHISGAEALVAAKAADDAIASGEAPSPLAGVPIALKDVFTTVDAPTTCGSRILEGWVPPYDAAVTERLRAAGIPILGKTNMDEFAMGSSTENSAYQVTRNPWNTDKIPGGSGGGSAAALASYQAPLAIGTDTGGSIRQPAAVTATVGVKPTYGTVSRYGLVACASSLDQGGPCGRTVLDTALLHSVIAGHDKRDSTSIDAPVPDVVAAAEFGAQQDLSGVRIGVVTELQGEGYQAGVLDSFRAALQVLTDRGAEVVEVSCPHFTYALGAYYLILPSEVSSNLARFDAMRYGLRVGDDGKHSAEEVMALTRDQGFGPEVKRRIMIGTYALSSGYYDAYYGQAQKVRTLIARDFADAFEKVDVLVSPTTPTTAFDLGEKVDDPLAMYLFDLCTLPVNLAGIGAMSVPSGLSADDGMPVGLQIMAPALADDRLYRVGAAYEAARGPVG, encoded by the coding sequence GTGACCGATTCATCACGGGTCGCCGGGGAGATCACCGGCCTCTCGGCCGCCGATCTCGCCGCGAAGATCGGCAGCCGCGAGGTGTCGTCGGTCGAGGTCACCCAGGCCCACCTGGACCGGATCGCCGAGATCGACGACCAGCTCGGTGCCTTCCTGCACATCAGCGGTGCCGAGGCGCTGGTGGCGGCCAAGGCCGCGGACGACGCGATCGCGTCGGGTGAGGCGCCGTCGCCGCTCGCCGGCGTCCCGATCGCACTGAAAGACGTGTTCACCACGGTCGACGCGCCGACCACCTGTGGCTCCAGGATCCTGGAAGGGTGGGTGCCGCCGTATGACGCGGCCGTGACCGAGCGGCTGCGCGCCGCAGGCATCCCGATCCTCGGCAAGACCAACATGGACGAGTTCGCGATGGGCAGCTCGACCGAGAACTCCGCGTATCAGGTGACCCGCAACCCGTGGAACACCGACAAGATCCCGGGAGGGTCTGGCGGCGGCAGCGCGGCAGCGCTCGCGTCGTATCAGGCTCCGCTGGCCATCGGCACCGACACCGGCGGATCGATCCGCCAGCCGGCCGCCGTCACCGCGACGGTCGGCGTGAAGCCGACCTACGGCACGGTGTCGCGCTACGGCCTGGTGGCGTGCGCATCGTCGCTCGACCAGGGCGGGCCGTGCGGGCGCACCGTACTCGACACGGCTCTGCTCCACTCGGTGATCGCCGGACACGACAAGCGTGACTCCACCTCGATCGACGCGCCTGTCCCCGATGTGGTTGCCGCAGCCGAGTTCGGTGCGCAGCAAGATCTTTCGGGTGTCCGGATCGGTGTGGTCACTGAACTCCAGGGCGAGGGTTATCAAGCGGGCGTACTGGATTCGTTCCGCGCGGCCCTCCAGGTGCTCACCGACCGCGGTGCCGAGGTCGTCGAGGTGTCGTGCCCGCACTTCACCTATGCGTTGGGCGCGTACTACCTGATCCTGCCGTCGGAGGTGTCGTCGAACCTCGCGCGTTTCGATGCCATGCGGTATGGCCTCCGGGTCGGCGACGACGGCAAGCACAGCGCGGAAGAGGTCATGGCGTTGACCCGCGACCAGGGTTTCGGGCCGGAGGTCAAGCGCCGCATCATGATCGGCACCTACGCGCTGTCGTCGGGCTATTACGACGCGTATTACGGACAGGCGCAGAAGGTCCGGACCCTGATCGCCCGGGACTTCGCCGACGCGTTCGAGAAGGTCGACGTCCTGGTGTCGCCGACCACCCCGACGACCGCGTTCGACCTGGGCGAGAAGGTCGACGATCCGCTGGCGATGTACCTGTTCGATCTCTGCACGCTGCCGGTGAACCTGGCAGGGATCGGCGCGATGTCGGTGCCGTCCGGACTGTCCGCCGACGACGGGATGCCGGTCGGCCTGCAGATCATGGCCCCCGCACTCGCCGACGATCGCCTCTACCGGGTGGGTGCTGCCTACGAGGCTGCACGCGGGCCCGTCGGCTGA
- the gatC gene encoding Asp-tRNA(Asn)/Glu-tRNA(Gln) amidotransferase subunit GatC, whose protein sequence is MSSGSGSAISREEVAHLARLSRLALTDDELDQYATQLDSILAHVAKVSEVAADDVPGTAHPAALANVLRPDVEEPCLTTEQALSGAPAVEQDRFAVPQILGEEQ, encoded by the coding sequence ATGTCCAGCGGATCAGGGTCGGCGATCTCTCGGGAGGAGGTCGCGCATCTGGCTCGGCTGTCCCGGCTCGCGCTGACCGACGACGAACTCGACCAGTACGCGACGCAGCTCGATTCGATCCTGGCGCATGTCGCCAAGGTGTCGGAGGTGGCGGCCGACGACGTGCCGGGCACCGCGCACCCCGCCGCCCTCGCGAATGTGCTCCGTCCAGACGTCGAGGAGCCCTGCCTGACCACTGAGCAGGCACTGTCCGGCGCGCCCGCCGTCGAGCAGGACCGGTTCGCGGTACCGCAGATCCTGGGGGAGGAACAGTGA
- a CDS encoding antibiotic biosynthesis monooxygenase — protein sequence MAADTPTDRGGDGSTQVTTSVARRIQSGREHDFVAWTDAGIALARTFPGFLGGGWLRNSRIDDEYYVVYRFADEQAMDDWVRSPVRKAWLSRGEGVAVEYATHRLSGIEGWFEPQQHLTNAVRVHGDAGAPPPRWKQAITIWLGFFPLSLAVNLLLISHLHALPVAVTTLIATLVNTPLMVYVVLPWLTARLHRWLD from the coding sequence ATGGCTGCCGATACCCCGACCGACCGAGGAGGCGACGGTTCCACCCAGGTCACCACGTCGGTCGCACGACGGATCCAGTCCGGTCGCGAACACGACTTCGTGGCCTGGACGGACGCCGGGATAGCCCTGGCCCGCACGTTCCCGGGATTCCTCGGCGGCGGCTGGCTCCGCAACTCCCGGATCGACGACGAGTACTACGTGGTCTATCGGTTCGCCGACGAGCAGGCCATGGACGACTGGGTTCGCTCGCCGGTGCGCAAGGCGTGGCTGTCACGAGGTGAGGGGGTCGCCGTGGAGTACGCGACGCACCGGCTGTCGGGCATCGAGGGCTGGTTCGAGCCGCAACAGCACCTGACCAACGCGGTACGCGTGCACGGCGACGCCGGTGCTCCGCCGCCGCGCTGGAAGCAGGCGATCACCATCTGGCTGGGCTTCTTCCCACTGTCGCTGGCCGTCAACCTGTTGCTGATCAGTCACCTGCACGCACTACCGGTGGCGGTCACGACGCTGATCGCCACGCTCGTCAACACACCGTTGATGGTCTACGTAGTGCTGCCATGGCTGACCGCCCGGCTCCATCGATGGCTGGACTGA
- a CDS encoding amino acid-binding protein, producing the protein MAGVSYLLRVYLQDRPGSLGLLAVQLGSVGADILSLEVVERGDGYAVDDLVVEVSPGSLPDALITAAEKLNGVRVDSIRPYSGVLDTHRELELVDQVATVGRDRLQVLVDNAPRVLRVSWAMVVTDASGGVLQLFGSSGAPETPLTHVDWLPLRDAAQLDGEGDWVPDAWKDMDTRMAAAPLGNGDKAILLGRIGGPDFRPSEVARLGYLAGIISTVLRAES; encoded by the coding sequence ATGGCGGGCGTGTCTTACCTGCTGCGGGTGTACCTCCAGGACCGGCCGGGCAGTCTCGGATTGCTCGCCGTCCAGCTGGGTTCGGTGGGGGCCGACATCCTCTCGCTCGAGGTCGTGGAACGCGGCGACGGCTATGCCGTCGACGACCTCGTGGTCGAGGTGTCCCCGGGTTCTCTGCCCGACGCTCTGATCACGGCGGCCGAGAAGCTCAACGGCGTCCGAGTCGACTCCATCAGGCCGTATTCGGGGGTGCTCGACACACATCGGGAGCTCGAACTGGTCGACCAGGTCGCGACGGTGGGGCGCGATCGTCTGCAGGTTCTCGTCGACAACGCCCCTCGTGTGTTGCGCGTCTCCTGGGCCATGGTCGTGACCGATGCCAGCGGCGGCGTTCTGCAATTGTTCGGCAGTTCGGGTGCTCCGGAGACGCCACTGACGCATGTCGACTGGCTGCCACTGCGCGACGCCGCGCAGCTCGACGGTGAGGGCGACTGGGTACCCGATGCGTGGAAGGACATGGACACCCGGATGGCCGCGGCCCCACTCGGCAACGGGGACAAGGCGATTCTCCTCGGCCGTATCGGTGGCCCCGATTTCCGGCCGTCGGAGGTGGCCCGTCTCGGCTACCTCGCGGGCATCATCAGTACCGTTCTGCGCGCGGAGAGCTGA